The following proteins are encoded in a genomic region of Limnochordia bacterium:
- the tilS gene encoding tRNA lysidine(34) synthetase TilS: MDLVRQVDQTISRYHMLQPNDRVIVAVSGGPDSVVLLDILVRLKDRWNLDLHVAHLNHLLREEAGEECAYVRRLAVQYGIPFSYREVDVAHLAATAKQSIEQAGRRARYGFFKELLNGVNAQRVALGHHADDQAETVLINLLRGTGSLGIAGIPPVRGEYIRPLIDCTREDILSYAAERNLSYYEDATNRQPIYLRNKIRLELLPLLKGYNPRITHSLAQLASITYHEEAVMAALMTRYYRQLAIVDRNRISFPMAKFRDLPIAVQRRLLRKAYRELTGYTRGLTFEHVEDLLMHLSEDTRIDWPNGCRVQTSDAWLRLSRGQGIGKKRTIHSCLLHCPGECRLDDVRLKVSATILDEFPADLRLAKEGSREALVSYLLGKCDHVHLMEHIDLDRCHGSLLVRGRKEGDRAQLLGNPGTRKLKDIFIDAKIPLSLRDVVPLVCDERGVVWIPGFTIAERVKITKGTSKVLRLQLENTGQSI; the protein is encoded by the coding sequence ATGGACTTAGTGCGACAGGTGGATCAAACAATCTCGCGTTATCATATGTTGCAGCCTAACGATCGAGTCATCGTAGCCGTGTCCGGCGGTCCTGATTCGGTGGTCCTACTGGATATTTTGGTTCGCCTCAAAGATAGATGGAACCTCGATTTACATGTGGCCCATCTCAATCATCTTCTGCGGGAGGAAGCCGGGGAGGAATGCGCCTATGTGCGCAGACTTGCTGTACAGTATGGCATTCCCTTTAGCTATCGGGAAGTGGACGTGGCGCACCTTGCTGCGACGGCGAAACAATCCATCGAGCAAGCTGGACGAAGAGCCCGGTATGGTTTTTTCAAAGAACTCTTAAATGGGGTTAATGCCCAAAGGGTGGCTCTAGGACATCATGCCGATGATCAAGCAGAAACGGTGTTGATCAACCTTTTAAGAGGTACTGGGTCTTTAGGTATCGCGGGAATCCCTCCGGTACGGGGCGAGTATATTCGTCCGCTTATCGACTGTACCCGAGAGGATATTCTGTCCTATGCCGCGGAGAGGAATCTCTCATATTACGAAGATGCTACGAATCGACAACCTATCTACTTAAGGAATAAGATTCGCCTTGAACTCTTGCCCCTGTTAAAAGGGTACAATCCAAGGATCACGCATTCCCTTGCCCAATTAGCTAGCATCACCTACCACGAGGAAGCAGTGATGGCCGCTTTGATGACGCGGTATTACCGCCAGCTTGCGATTGTGGATCGCAATAGGATCTCCTTTCCAATGGCCAAGTTTCGGGATTTACCCATAGCAGTACAAAGGAGGCTTCTTCGTAAGGCATACCGGGAACTCACAGGATACACAAGGGGATTGACCTTTGAGCATGTTGAGGATTTACTCATGCACTTAAGTGAGGATACACGAATCGATTGGCCAAACGGGTGTAGAGTTCAAACAAGTGATGCTTGGCTTAGGTTATCTAGAGGACAGGGTATCGGCAAGAAGAGGACGATCCATAGTTGCCTGCTTCACTGCCCCGGTGAGTGTCGCCTAGATGACGTTAGACTGAAGGTGTCAGCGACGATACTGGATGAGTTTCCCGCTGATCTTCGCCTCGCCAAAGAAGGTAGCCGAGAGGCACTAGTTTCTTATCTCCTTGGCAAATGCGATCATGTGCATCTTATGGAACATATTGATCTTGATCGTTGTCACGGTTCGCTGCTTGTAAGAGGAAGGAAAGAAGGTGACCGGGCGCAGCTTCTGGGCAACCCTGGTACTCGAAAACTTAAGGATATCTTCATTGACGCAAAGATTCCCCTTAGTCTGCGTGATGTAGTTCCCCTAGTCTGTGATGAACGGGGCGTTGTATGGATACCGGGGTTTACCATTGCAGAGCGAGTGAAAATAACTAAGGGGACCTCGAAAGTTCTCAGACTTCAACTAGAAAACACGGGGCAAAGTATATGA
- a CDS encoding type II toxin-antitoxin system Phd/YefM family antitoxin, giving the protein MINIRPSAAIRKNYNEISELCKRTGEPVYLTKNGVGDLVVMDVEAFARLESMLKLKEKLLQSEIDIQRERTYSVEETAVAMRKAISEVTNVTTE; this is encoded by the coding sequence ATGATAAATATTAGGCCGTCTGCGGCTATACGGAAAAACTATAATGAGATCTCCGAGCTGTGCAAACGTACTGGAGAACCAGTTTATCTGACCAAAAACGGCGTTGGCGATCTCGTCGTGATGGATGTGGAGGCATTCGCCCGACTTGAAAGTATGCTGAAACTCAAAGAGAAACTACTGCAATCGGAAATTGACATCCAAAGGGAACGGACCTACTCCGTAGAGGAAACCGCCGTCGCTATGCGTAAGGCTATCTCGGAGGTTACCAATGTCACAACAGAGTAA
- the ftsH gene encoding ATP-dependent zinc metalloprotease FtsH has product MNRFLRGLSVYLLIAIVAVFMVNMFYRDSASPREVVYTEFMDYANRGQLESARMIGGQRIEGKLHDGSVIYAEIPYGTLNLADRLYELGISVSAEAEKDRAWWWSFLPTVFTIVVVVVLWLFLINQMQGSGNKAMSFGKSRAKMYSEEKSRVTFNDVAGLDEAKQELLEIVEFLRQPKKFVDLGAKIPKGVLLVGPPGTGKTLLARAVAGEAGVPFFSISGSDFVEMFVGVGASRVRDLFDTAKKNSPCIVFIDELDAVGRQRGAGLGGGHDEREQTLNQLLVEMDGFESNTGIIIMAATNRPDVLDPALLRPGRFDRRVVADVPDVRGREEILRIHARGKPLAEDVDLKVLAKRTPYFSGADLENLMNEAAILAARRGLRKVTMAECEEATDRVMMGPENRKRVLSEKDKLVFAYHEAGHALLAHCLPHADPLYKVTIIGRGRTGGHTATLPVEERYVTTKSELLDDLAVLLGGRAAEELAFDGEVSTGAQNDLERSTKLARKMVTEWGMSEKLGPLTFGRSDGTQVFLGRDLGRDRDYSENVAAQIDQEVRGFVEGAHKRAGEVLTSHKRELDNVVEALLERETLNCQEFELAMEHGANIPEDKSQPSPVQEPSATKISGGTKDQTPVIQRKHSPAIEAE; this is encoded by the coding sequence TTGAACAGGTTTCTAAGAGGTTTGAGTGTCTACCTCTTAATTGCAATTGTAGCTGTTTTTATGGTGAATATGTTCTACCGGGATAGTGCTAGTCCCCGAGAGGTAGTCTATACAGAATTTATGGACTACGCTAACAGAGGACAATTAGAGTCGGCGAGAATGATTGGTGGGCAGCGCATAGAAGGGAAATTACATGATGGCTCTGTTATCTATGCGGAGATTCCCTACGGCACCCTAAATCTGGCCGACAGATTATATGAATTAGGAATATCCGTCAGTGCTGAAGCGGAGAAGGACCGGGCCTGGTGGTGGTCGTTTCTCCCAACGGTATTCACCATCGTAGTCGTTGTGGTGTTGTGGCTGTTTCTGATTAATCAGATGCAAGGCAGCGGTAACAAGGCCATGTCCTTTGGGAAGAGTCGCGCTAAGATGTATTCCGAAGAGAAAAGCCGGGTGACATTTAATGATGTTGCTGGCTTGGATGAAGCCAAACAAGAACTACTGGAAATTGTCGAATTCTTAAGGCAACCCAAGAAATTCGTGGATTTGGGCGCCAAAATTCCCAAAGGGGTGCTACTTGTTGGTCCTCCCGGCACGGGTAAAACGCTTCTAGCTAGAGCTGTAGCTGGTGAGGCTGGGGTTCCCTTCTTTAGTATTAGTGGATCAGACTTTGTGGAGATGTTCGTTGGTGTCGGAGCCTCCCGTGTACGAGACCTATTTGATACCGCTAAGAAAAATAGTCCCTGCATCGTTTTCATTGATGAGCTTGATGCTGTGGGAAGACAGCGAGGCGCGGGTCTTGGCGGAGGCCACGATGAAAGAGAGCAAACACTAAACCAACTCCTTGTTGAAATGGATGGTTTTGAGTCCAATACGGGGATTATCATTATGGCGGCAACTAACCGTCCCGATGTTCTCGATCCGGCACTTCTGCGGCCAGGCCGATTTGATCGACGGGTGGTAGCGGATGTACCTGATGTCCGGGGTAGAGAAGAGATTCTAAGAATTCATGCCCGCGGGAAACCACTGGCTGAGGATGTCGATCTGAAGGTGCTGGCTAAACGCACTCCCTACTTTTCTGGGGCAGATCTGGAGAACCTAATGAACGAGGCCGCTATTCTTGCTGCCCGGCGGGGTTTGCGGAAGGTAACCATGGCTGAATGCGAAGAGGCAACGGACCGAGTGATGATGGGTCCCGAGAATCGCAAACGGGTCCTCAGTGAAAAGGACAAGCTAGTCTTTGCCTATCACGAAGCTGGTCACGCGTTGCTAGCCCATTGTCTACCCCACGCCGATCCACTGTATAAAGTCACGATTATTGGGCGGGGGAGAACTGGAGGTCATACGGCTACCTTGCCGGTGGAAGAAAGGTACGTTACTACCAAGTCGGAACTCTTAGATGACTTAGCGGTATTACTAGGTGGAAGGGCCGCTGAAGAACTCGCCTTTGATGGTGAGGTAAGCACCGGCGCACAGAATGACCTTGAACGGAGTACCAAACTTGCCCGGAAAATGGTGACAGAATGGGGTATGAGCGAGAAGCTTGGTCCTCTAACCTTTGGTAGATCCGATGGGACTCAGGTTTTCCTTGGACGGGATCTCGGCAGGGACCGAGATTACAGTGAGAATGTAGCAGCCCAAATTGACCAGGAAGTCAGAGGTTTTGTTGAAGGAGCCCATAAGCGCGCAGGTGAGGTTCTAACCTCCCACAAGCGGGAACTGGATAATGTTGTGGAAGCATTGCTCGAACGGGAGACGCTAAATTGCCAGGAGTTTGAATTGGCGATGGAGCATGGTGCCAATATACCCGAAGACAAATCCCAACCAAGCCCGGTTCAGGAACCCTCTGCTACCAAGATTAGTGGGGGAACAAAAGACCAAACCCCAGTGATTCAAAGGAAGCATTCTCCGGCAATTGAGGCAGAATAA
- a CDS encoding type II toxin-antitoxin system RelE/ParE family toxin, giving the protein MSQQSKPYTVKITETAWEMLISHTRFFANVSTPAANRLIEAFVEVTDNLATMPERNPWLEHDSIPFRKYRRLLFRKHYMVLYQIRENVVYVTAVVDCRGDYCWLL; this is encoded by the coding sequence ATGTCACAACAGAGTAAGCCTTACACGGTGAAAATCACAGAAACCGCGTGGGAGATGCTCATTTCTCATACTCGGTTTTTTGCTAACGTCAGCACGCCGGCTGCAAACAGGCTGATTGAAGCCTTTGTTGAAGTGACTGACAACCTTGCCACGATGCCGGAGCGCAACCCATGGCTAGAACATGATTCGATTCCTTTTCGGAAGTACCGGAGACTGCTATTTCGCAAGCATTATATGGTCCTTTATCAGATACGGGAAAACGTTGTCTATGTAACGGCAGTGGTAGATTGCCGGGGAGATTATTGCTGGCTGCTATGA
- a CDS encoding trypsin-like peptidase domain-containing protein: MQRQRTSFYVVIGLVCFLLGGLAVSVLIKQPLLADVAQPDSLVQNYDSIDDSPRTSVPLWSDTFANIAQQVSPAVVYISTEFPEEQRQQSIFDNFWMPFFSIPELKTQRAPRLGTGFIINDEGYILTNQHVVGDKGDKQTITVTLSTPEFQGQLPAVLVGSDWTLDLAVIKIEKPEALDKLPSIPLGDSSDTRQGDWVMAIGNPYGDALDHTLTVGVISAKGRSIQIQDTETNKVRTYRELMQTDASINPGNSGGPLINVWGEVIGINTAIHSAAQGIGFAIPVNKAKDVLDMLITDGKVTRAWLGVTLVNITQEIADWASLTDTDGVMVFDVVRGSPAAKAGLQVYDIIRRIDDIPITSDQDLVDTIAKMKPGDKIMVAIVRQGKGMLIPVTLEETQ; the protein is encoded by the coding sequence ATGCAAAGACAGAGAACTTCTTTCTACGTTGTGATTGGATTGGTATGTTTTCTTCTTGGGGGACTCGCAGTATCGGTGCTGATTAAACAGCCCCTATTAGCCGATGTAGCCCAACCTGATAGCTTAGTACAGAACTATGATAGTATCGACGATAGTCCGAGAACGTCGGTGCCACTTTGGAGCGATACCTTTGCTAATATCGCTCAACAGGTCAGTCCGGCTGTAGTGTATATCAGTACTGAATTTCCCGAAGAACAACGTCAGCAAAGTATCTTCGACAATTTCTGGATGCCCTTCTTCTCCATTCCCGAGCTGAAGACACAACGAGCACCTCGCCTTGGAACCGGATTTATTATTAATGACGAGGGCTACATCTTGACTAACCAGCATGTAGTTGGGGACAAAGGGGACAAACAGACTATTACCGTGACTTTGTCCACCCCCGAATTCCAAGGACAACTTCCTGCAGTATTAGTCGGCTCAGATTGGACACTGGATCTTGCGGTCATCAAGATTGAGAAGCCAGAGGCACTAGACAAACTACCTTCAATCCCCTTAGGGGACTCTTCCGATACACGACAAGGAGACTGGGTCATGGCTATCGGCAATCCCTACGGTGATGCCCTCGATCATACGCTTACCGTCGGGGTCATTAGCGCTAAGGGTCGCAGCATCCAAATCCAAGATACAGAGACAAACAAGGTGCGAACTTACAGAGAGCTGATGCAGACCGACGCATCGATTAACCCAGGTAACAGTGGCGGTCCCTTGATCAATGTATGGGGTGAAGTCATTGGCATTAACACGGCCATTCATAGTGCCGCCCAGGGGATCGGTTTCGCTATTCCGGTTAACAAAGCCAAGGATGTCCTAGACATGCTAATTACTGACGGGAAGGTAACTAGGGCTTGGCTTGGAGTAACCCTCGTGAATATTACCCAAGAAATTGCGGATTGGGCCAGCCTTACTGATACCGATGGGGTCATGGTCTTCGATGTGGTACGGGGTAGCCCGGCGGCAAAAGCTGGCCTTCAAGTGTATGATATCATCCGTCGAATAGATGATATCCCGATTACCTCGGATCAGGATTTGGTTGATACGATTGCTAAAATGAAACCCGGAGATAAAATCATGGTTGCCATTGTACGTCAGGGAAAGGGAATGCTCATTCCAGTAACTCTGGAGGAGACACAATAG
- the spoIIE gene encoding stage II sporulation protein E, with translation MIDQSDASSYCIPLGNKRQARSNTRRYQDTSAAKNIRMIVAALFALDKLPYYLLVALLTQVELMPGLRPLGIGFAAACLLLRDPLLNLGIMCWVAGVLAFIEPMLMPMYLVLLILLWVCVVVLKATWEGKIGQYAFCVAVLAILFKGIPALANGAPPYVLLSISIYGSLAGVCCVLFAPGVGVLKSKSLPFSSKEFISLSLVGLGAIIGIGTVRVLGFQIVYVISGLAILTAAYVGGAGSAAALGTTVGIGLMLPLSTPTLLLGSLGFPGTIAGLFRHKARGWMVFGFLTSQAILYLCLAPLLIDEMAASLIAGLIFLLIPRKALDSMQRFLPVQYQQVNVTEATLALKECFTDKLSGMSRVFEELASTFTDDGDSEQSRQSKLNRICEYISEKACCSCVSYRNCWETNFYQTYWDFVELLASFENRNDFTFRDLPPRLQKCCLHSHKLTSTLKEAVERLRISNYWGQRVNESRGIVRRQLIGVSSIIKEVAAQFEVGACTDMGIQRVLKEQLTLHGLLPTEVLVTDEGGVRRITLERERLCHGQNLCSNRIPGLINQITGESYAVWQRGCVNEARCRCTFLPVREFSLETIAVNVPKDTVSGDEWTKLSLPNGQIALLVSDGMGIGPEAAKESKATINMLGKMLENGFDKEFALQTVNSVLLLRSAKETFATIDLALIDMYTGQAEFIKIGSTPSFIVRKDEVEIVRANSLPVGIFPDIEIHSQTRTLEHGDILVMITDGVIDPQNDIAASEQWVAELLAHIKTNDPGKIARKVLEEIRKIVGEELPDDVTIVVSRITRCTPKHHLPSEDIPLYVRLGQ, from the coding sequence ATGATCGACCAATCCGACGCCAGTTCGTATTGTATTCCCCTCGGTAATAAACGTCAAGCTCGAAGCAACACCCGTAGATATCAGGATACAAGTGCTGCCAAAAACATTAGAATGATCGTCGCTGCTTTGTTTGCCCTTGATAAGTTGCCTTATTATCTTCTTGTTGCTCTGCTAACCCAAGTAGAGTTGATGCCCGGGTTACGTCCTTTAGGGATTGGCTTTGCCGCGGCGTGTCTTCTGCTCCGGGATCCGCTTCTGAATCTGGGGATAATGTGTTGGGTGGCGGGGGTGTTGGCTTTTATCGAGCCTATGTTGATGCCCATGTACTTGGTTTTGTTGATCCTTCTATGGGTTTGCGTTGTTGTCCTTAAGGCGACTTGGGAAGGGAAGATTGGGCAGTATGCCTTCTGTGTTGCAGTGCTAGCGATTCTCTTTAAAGGGATCCCGGCACTGGCCAACGGTGCTCCACCTTATGTATTACTTTCGATCAGTATCTATGGCTCTCTGGCCGGGGTTTGTTGTGTACTGTTTGCTCCGGGTGTAGGAGTCTTGAAGAGTAAGTCCCTACCTTTTTCCTCCAAGGAGTTTATTAGCCTTTCACTAGTCGGATTAGGAGCCATTATTGGCATCGGTACTGTACGGGTCCTTGGGTTTCAGATTGTCTATGTCATCAGTGGTTTAGCAATTTTGACCGCTGCCTACGTTGGGGGAGCCGGCTCTGCCGCGGCACTTGGTACGACGGTGGGAATTGGATTGATGTTGCCACTGTCAACTCCAACCCTGTTGCTCGGTTCGTTGGGTTTTCCGGGGACAATTGCTGGCCTTTTTCGACACAAAGCCCGGGGATGGATGGTATTCGGGTTTTTGACAAGCCAAGCTATTCTCTATCTTTGCTTGGCTCCACTTCTAATTGATGAAATGGCAGCCAGTCTGATTGCTGGCCTCATTTTCCTCCTCATTCCCAGGAAGGCTTTAGATAGCATGCAACGCTTTCTTCCTGTTCAGTACCAGCAAGTTAACGTTACAGAGGCTACCTTGGCTTTGAAGGAGTGTTTCACCGATAAGCTGTCTGGAATGTCCCGGGTCTTTGAGGAACTTGCTTCTACTTTTACCGACGATGGGGATAGTGAGCAAAGTAGGCAATCAAAACTCAATAGGATCTGTGAATACATTTCGGAGAAGGCCTGTTGTTCTTGTGTTAGCTATCGCAACTGCTGGGAGACCAACTTCTATCAAACCTACTGGGACTTTGTGGAGCTACTAGCGTCTTTTGAAAATAGGAATGACTTCACCTTTCGGGATCTGCCGCCGCGGCTACAGAAGTGTTGTCTCCATTCGCACAAACTTACTTCCACCCTAAAAGAAGCCGTCGAAAGACTCCGGATCAGCAACTACTGGGGTCAGCGGGTTAACGAAAGCAGAGGGATTGTGCGCAGGCAGCTTATTGGTGTATCCAGTATCATTAAAGAAGTGGCGGCACAATTCGAGGTAGGAGCCTGTACAGATATGGGCATTCAAAGGGTCCTCAAGGAGCAACTTACCCTACACGGTCTGCTTCCCACTGAGGTATTAGTCACCGACGAAGGGGGAGTACGAAGGATCACTTTGGAGCGAGAAAGACTTTGCCATGGGCAGAATCTGTGCAGCAACAGGATCCCGGGCCTAATCAATCAGATTACCGGTGAATCCTATGCTGTTTGGCAGCGGGGCTGTGTGAATGAGGCAAGATGTCGATGTACATTTTTGCCTGTCAGGGAATTCAGTCTGGAGACCATCGCTGTAAATGTTCCTAAGGATACGGTCAGTGGTGATGAATGGACAAAGCTGTCATTGCCCAATGGTCAGATAGCCCTTCTGGTCAGCGATGGAATGGGAATTGGTCCTGAGGCTGCTAAGGAGAGTAAGGCTACTATAAATATGTTGGGGAAAATGCTCGAAAACGGGTTCGACAAGGAGTTCGCTTTGCAGACAGTAAACTCGGTGTTATTATTGCGATCCGCAAAAGAGACCTTTGCCACTATAGATCTTGCCCTAATTGATATGTATACAGGGCAGGCTGAGTTTATTAAGATTGGTTCTACTCCAAGTTTCATTGTCAGAAAAGACGAGGTGGAAATAGTCCGTGCGAACTCGTTACCTGTTGGTATCTTCCCCGATATAGAGATTCACAGTCAAACTCGAACACTAGAGCATGGTGATATTCTTGTAATGATCACCGATGGTGTAATCGATCCGCAAAATGACATCGCTGCATCCGAACAATGGGTGGCGGAACTCTTAGCCCACATCAAGACCAATGACCCAGGCAAGATTGCAAGAAAAGTCCTGGAGGAAATCAGGAAGATTGTCGGTGAGGAACTACCTGACGATGTGACCATAGTAGTGAGTAGGATTACCCGATGTACGCCGAAACATCATTTACCTAGTGAAGATATTCCTCTGTATGTCCGGCTGGGTCAATAG
- the folB gene encoding dihydroneopterin aldolase yields the protein MASDRIRLNNMVFYGYHGAFAAERELGQRVEVDLELDLDLQNTGRTDDPELSVNYVDIYTIVKELVEEGEYNLLEALAESIADTVLGALSVDGVVVRVRKPQPPVGGLMSSVEVEIVRSSKDPELIL from the coding sequence ATGGCCAGCGATCGAATTAGGCTAAACAACATGGTTTTCTACGGTTATCATGGAGCCTTTGCCGCAGAAAGGGAATTAGGGCAAAGGGTGGAGGTAGATCTAGAGCTCGATTTAGATCTACAGAACACGGGAAGGACCGATGATCCTGAGTTATCCGTCAACTACGTCGACATCTACACGATTGTGAAGGAGTTGGTTGAAGAAGGGGAATATAACCTTCTGGAGGCCCTGGCCGAGTCTATCGCTGATACGGTCTTAGGAGCTTTGAGTGTAGATGGTGTAGTGGTGAGGGTCCGCAAACCACAACCGCCTGTGGGAGGCTTAATGAGCTCCGTTGAAGTTGAGATTGTGCGTAGCAGCAAAGACCCTGAATTGATATTGTAA